A single region of the Halopiger xanaduensis SH-6 genome encodes:
- a CDS encoding DUF7344 domain-containing protein gives MTDDGDGRDGPDCSPSPDGDRQARIDELLAALADVRRRYVLYYLRNEHQASLTETARQVAAWDCDRSPSAVRDETLEGVEIELYHVHLPMLEEADVLEYDERSEQLVFRDPPSLVECCLDQCLDGDLEE, from the coding sequence ATGACCGACGACGGCGACGGGCGAGACGGTCCCGACTGCAGTCCGTCGCCCGACGGCGATCGGCAGGCGCGGATCGACGAACTCCTCGCCGCACTCGCCGATGTCCGTCGGCGGTACGTGCTCTACTATCTACGTAACGAGCACCAGGCGTCGCTCACCGAGACGGCCCGCCAGGTGGCGGCGTGGGACTGCGATCGGTCGCCGAGCGCCGTCCGAGACGAGACCCTCGAGGGCGTCGAGATCGAGCTGTACCACGTCCATCTGCCGATGCTGGAGGAGGCGGACGTCCTCGAGTACGACGAACGGTCCGAACAGCTCGTGTTTCGCGATCCGCCGTCGCTCGTCGAGTGCTGTCTCGACCAGTGTCTCGACGGCGACCTCGAGGAGTAA
- a CDS encoding Lrp/AsnC family transcriptional regulator, with the protein MSSDLDDVDRGILFLLQDDARNTTAIEMAERLDVSPSTVRNRIERLEETGVLTGYWPQVDYTRLDIPLLTTFVVTAAPTRRHEAVESLLEVEGVLEVQELLGGRENIHIKVLARDTCHLSEITQAIHELDVEIERTEITKRRMRSPSIFETALESARREGDS; encoded by the coding sequence ATGTCGAGCGACCTCGACGACGTCGACCGGGGGATCCTCTTTCTCCTGCAGGACGATGCCAGAAACACGACCGCGATCGAGATGGCCGAGCGACTCGACGTCTCGCCCAGTACCGTCCGGAACCGAATCGAACGGCTCGAGGAGACCGGCGTCCTCACCGGCTACTGGCCCCAGGTCGATTATACGCGGCTCGATATTCCGCTGTTGACCACGTTCGTCGTGACCGCAGCCCCGACGCGGCGACACGAGGCCGTCGAGTCGCTCCTCGAGGTCGAGGGGGTCCTCGAGGTTCAGGAGTTGCTCGGCGGGCGGGAGAACATCCACATCAAAGTCCTCGCGCGGGACACCTGCCACCTCTCGGAGATCACGCAGGCGATCCACGAGTTAGACGTCGAGATCGAGCGGACGGAGATCACGAAACGGAGGATGCGGTCCCCGTCGATCTTCGAAACCGCGCTCGAGTCGGCTCGCCGCGAGGGGGACAGTTGA
- a CDS encoding GNAT family N-acetyltransferase, producing MGSTERPTFSSDASRRLYEYVERHGTVERHKLREYVSLSSDEFGSRLEELKADGYLEEDGGTLQIGFEFGAVETYESDDLAFAIRPGRHDDFDGLIETIRDVTDTETYVVAETVAEELLYENAVTRHNAVRSRVFFVATVEGDVVGWTHLELPQVERRRGTAEQTVGVREAYRGRGIGSKLLERGIEWADANGYRKVYNSVPVTNDRALEFLTDRGWDTEAIRRNHYAIDEELVDEVMMAREL from the coding sequence ATGGGATCGACCGAACGACCGACATTTTCGTCCGACGCCAGCCGGCGACTCTACGAGTACGTCGAACGCCACGGCACCGTCGAGCGCCACAAGCTCCGGGAGTACGTCTCGCTGTCGTCCGACGAGTTCGGATCGCGCCTCGAGGAGTTGAAGGCGGACGGCTACCTCGAGGAGGACGGCGGGACGCTGCAGATCGGATTCGAGTTCGGCGCGGTCGAGACGTACGAGAGCGACGACCTCGCGTTCGCGATCCGGCCGGGGCGCCACGACGATTTCGACGGCCTCATCGAGACCATCCGGGACGTGACGGACACGGAGACCTACGTCGTCGCGGAGACGGTCGCCGAAGAACTCCTGTACGAGAACGCCGTCACCAGGCACAACGCCGTCCGTTCGCGGGTGTTCTTCGTCGCGACGGTCGAGGGCGACGTCGTCGGCTGGACCCACCTCGAGCTCCCGCAAGTCGAGCGCCGGCGGGGGACCGCCGAGCAGACCGTCGGCGTTCGCGAGGCCTACCGCGGGCGCGGCATCGGCAGCAAACTGCTCGAGCGCGGTATCGAGTGGGCTGACGCCAACGGCTACCGGAAGGTGTACAACAGCGTTCCCGTCACCAACGACCGCGCGCTCGAGTTCCTGACCGACCGCGGCTGGGACACCGAAGCGATCCGCCGGAATCACTACGCGATCGACGAGGAACTGGTCGACGAGGTGATGATGGCGCGCGAACTGTAG
- a CDS encoding NAD(P)-binding domain-containing protein encodes MDVLIVGAGSMGTWFGRAVEAAVAFADVDPDAAAAAADAVEGAEVAPLAPDGSDARDDYDVVCLAVPMAHVTDAIATHASRAERAVVDVSGVMEPALEVMAEHAPDLERASLHPLFAPERAPGSIAVVRDAGGPTIDALLAGLEARGNELIETTASEHDEAMETVQAATHAAVLSFALAAEPVPEGFETPIYEGLATLAEQMTEGTPRVYADIQTAFDGADAVSEAAESIAAADADEFESLYREAAATWQARDRDRRDGDADAQTRETSDNGGDST; translated from the coding sequence ATGGACGTACTGATCGTCGGCGCGGGATCGATGGGCACCTGGTTCGGACGCGCGGTCGAGGCCGCCGTCGCGTTCGCCGACGTCGATCCCGACGCCGCAGCGGCGGCCGCCGACGCCGTCGAGGGGGCCGAGGTCGCCCCGCTCGCGCCCGACGGCTCGGACGCGAGAGACGACTACGATGTCGTCTGTCTCGCCGTGCCGATGGCCCACGTCACCGACGCGATCGCGACCCACGCGAGCCGCGCCGAGCGGGCCGTCGTCGACGTCTCGGGCGTGATGGAACCCGCGCTCGAGGTGATGGCCGAGCACGCGCCCGACCTCGAGCGGGCGAGCCTGCACCCGCTGTTCGCCCCCGAACGCGCGCCGGGTTCGATCGCCGTCGTCCGCGACGCGGGCGGGCCGACGATCGACGCGTTGCTCGCCGGCCTCGAGGCGCGCGGAAACGAACTCATCGAGACGACGGCGAGCGAGCACGACGAGGCCATGGAGACGGTGCAGGCGGCGACCCACGCCGCGGTGTTGTCGTTCGCGCTCGCGGCGGAGCCCGTTCCGGAGGGGTTCGAGACGCCGATCTACGAGGGGTTGGCGACGCTGGCCGAACAGATGACCGAGGGGACGCCGCGGGTCTACGCCGACATTCAGACCGCTTTCGACGGCGCCGATGCAGTTTCGGAGGCCGCCGAATCGATCGCCGCCGCCGATGCCGACGAGTTCGAATCCCTCTATCGGGAGGCAGCGGCGACGTGGCAGGCGCGGGATCGAGACCGACGCGACGGCGACGCGGACGCGCAGACGAGAGAGACCAGCGACAACGGCGGTGATTCCACGTGA
- a CDS encoding small ribosomal subunit Rsm22 family protein, producing the protein MSDQREAIRSNAKYLRNVRPIDPDEICEYVSGNPHPAVVRQHLREDAVALGLIERDDGTFVPVEDEPVPPGRGPVREFPADYETALEDLLVERYGVNWHEDGAGDLLRSTIRRFKSRYLEGRHVEYDEDVAAGYAIYHLPAYYAAVQYALNDLAERGLLGRDFRVLDIGAGVGGPALGLCDYLPDDALLEYHAIEPSAAADVLEDLLAETGRNVHTTIHRTTVEEFDPETVAGDDGFDPTAPDDGFDLVLACNVLSELGDPEAVLRNALEWLAPDGAALAMAPADKNTSVQLREVERALEDERLVDRAVFEGLEDGDSGDGSGANDAADRVRNRRGTVTVYGPAVRLWPDERPADRGWSFDVRPDLEVPSFQRKLDEAAPEHDDEHAPGEFVNVDVQFSYSLLRLDGRRRIDVALETSDWAKMAEMERHVTNRIDLVAAKLSRSLSDNADGNGRHSGRSNPLFKISDGSEQIDHYAVLTKETALNRPLLEADYGDVLSFESILALWNDDEEAYNLVVDEETVVDRIT; encoded by the coding sequence GTGAGCGACCAACGGGAGGCGATCCGATCGAACGCGAAGTACCTGCGCAACGTCCGGCCCATCGATCCCGACGAGATCTGCGAGTACGTCTCGGGGAATCCGCATCCGGCGGTCGTCCGCCAGCACCTCCGCGAAGATGCAGTGGCTCTCGGGCTGATCGAGCGCGACGACGGCACCTTCGTTCCCGTCGAGGACGAGCCCGTTCCCCCCGGCCGCGGACCGGTTCGGGAGTTCCCCGCCGACTACGAGACGGCGCTCGAGGACCTGCTCGTCGAGCGCTACGGCGTCAACTGGCACGAGGACGGGGCCGGGGACCTCCTGCGGTCGACGATCCGCCGGTTCAAATCGCGCTACCTCGAGGGGCGCCACGTCGAGTACGACGAGGACGTCGCGGCGGGATACGCGATCTACCACCTGCCGGCCTACTACGCCGCCGTCCAGTACGCGCTAAACGATCTGGCCGAGCGCGGCCTGCTCGGCCGCGATTTTCGGGTGCTGGACATCGGCGCCGGCGTCGGCGGCCCCGCGCTGGGCCTGTGCGACTACCTGCCCGACGACGCGCTGCTCGAGTACCACGCGATCGAACCCAGCGCAGCCGCAGACGTGCTCGAGGACCTGCTCGCGGAGACGGGCCGAAACGTGCACACGACGATCCACCGGACGACGGTCGAGGAATTCGATCCGGAAACGGTGGCCGGTGACGACGGCTTCGACCCCACCGCTCCCGACGACGGCTTCGACCTCGTGCTCGCCTGCAACGTCCTGAGCGAACTGGGGGACCCCGAAGCGGTGCTTCGGAACGCCCTCGAGTGGCTCGCCCCCGACGGCGCCGCGCTCGCGATGGCGCCCGCGGACAAGAACACGAGCGTCCAACTGCGCGAGGTGGAACGGGCGCTCGAGGACGAGCGACTGGTGGATCGAGCGGTCTTCGAGGGGCTCGAGGACGGCGACTCCGGGGACGGGAGCGGCGCGAACGACGCCGCCGACCGCGTCCGCAACCGCCGCGGCACCGTCACCGTCTACGGGCCCGCCGTCCGCCTCTGGCCCGACGAGCGTCCCGCCGATCGCGGCTGGTCGTTCGACGTTCGGCCGGACCTCGAGGTGCCGTCCTTTCAGCGCAAACTCGACGAGGCGGCGCCCGAGCACGACGACGAGCACGCCCCCGGCGAGTTCGTCAACGTCGACGTCCAGTTTTCTTATTCCCTGCTGCGGCTGGACGGCCGGCGGCGGATCGACGTCGCCCTCGAGACCAGCGACTGGGCGAAGATGGCCGAGATGGAACGCCACGTCACCAACCGCATCGACCTCGTCGCGGCCAAACTGAGCCGCTCGCTGAGCGACAACGCCGACGGCAACGGGCGCCACAGCGGCCGCTCGAATCCTCTCTTCAAGATCAGCGACGGCAGCGAACAGATCGACCACTACGCCGTCCTCACGAAGGAAACCGCGCTCAACCGGCCGCTGCTCGAGGCCGACTACGGCGACGTGCTGTCGTTCGAGTCGATCCTCGCGCTCTGGAACGACGACGAGGAAGCCTACAACTTGGTCGTCGACGAGGAGACCGTCGTCGACCGAATCACCTAG
- a CDS encoding substrate-binding domain-containing protein yields the protein MVQDLAAERVDLGDTRYETAGSISESLTIGDRFVEHQVATAGSAFIVSPSIIDEGVTSLRAAEVRDIYAGEITNWQAVGGPDREIRVIAGPDASPPRWLIDTFFDGVPETGVDVRFGKEATRINKIESRDDALGEIPVGFAVSDAPVLNLSVDGTRYSVSETGYPSTVNLACYTWGEPDSRERAFISYLQSPAGQRYVDRNRDFLPLDWEAD from the coding sequence GTGGTCCAAGACCTCGCCGCCGAACGAGTTGATCTCGGCGATACTCGGTACGAGACGGCCGGGTCCATCAGCGAATCGCTCACGATTGGAGACCGGTTCGTCGAGCATCAGGTTGCGACCGCCGGAAGTGCATTTATTGTTAGCCCCTCGATCATTGACGAAGGAGTGACCTCGCTGCGGGCGGCTGAAGTGCGGGACATCTACGCGGGCGAGATAACGAACTGGCAGGCCGTCGGCGGTCCGGACAGAGAAATCAGGGTCATTGCTGGTCCCGATGCCAGTCCGCCGCGTTGGCTCATAGACACGTTTTTCGACGGCGTTCCCGAGACGGGCGTCGACGTACGCTTCGGCAAAGAGGCTACACGGATCAACAAGATAGAATCCCGGGACGATGCCCTCGGTGAAATCCCCGTCGGGTTCGCCGTCTCCGATGCTCCCGTCCTGAACCTCAGTGTTGATGGCACACGTTACAGCGTGAGCGAGACGGGATATCCGTCGACGGTCAACCTCGCGTGTTATACGTGGGGAGAGCCGGACTCGCGAGAGCGTGCATTCATTTCGTACCTCCAGTCACCCGCCGGTCAGCGGTACGTCGACAGGAACAGGGACTTTCTCCCACTCGATTGGGAAGCCGACTGA
- the surE gene encoding 5'/3'-nucleotidase SurE: protein MSDALEILLTNDDGIHSTGIRALYDALSERGNVTVVAPATDQSACGRSMSHEVDVETHELGYALHGTPSDCVVAGLAELGPDPDIVVAGCNKGANLGEYVLGRSGTISAAVEAAFFDVPAIATSMYVPAPGDGASLEAVDLEPADYAEATRITSFLVEHALETDVFEHAAYLNVNVPVADSEGEPAPVEITRPSQRYEMDAERDGERVHLHDRVWESMDPEEIPDPEGTDRRAVAEGRISVSPLTAPHSTNHHETLEDLADRYAESVGVPEHVQ, encoded by the coding sequence ATGAGCGACGCCCTCGAGATCCTGCTGACCAACGACGACGGGATCCACAGCACCGGGATCCGGGCGCTGTACGACGCCCTCTCGGAACGCGGCAACGTGACCGTCGTCGCTCCCGCGACCGACCAGAGCGCCTGCGGGCGCTCGATGTCTCACGAGGTCGACGTCGAGACGCACGAGTTGGGTTACGCGCTCCACGGGACCCCCTCGGACTGCGTCGTCGCCGGCCTGGCCGAACTCGGCCCTGACCCCGACATCGTCGTCGCGGGCTGTAACAAGGGCGCCAACCTCGGCGAGTACGTGCTGGGCCGCTCGGGAACGATCAGCGCCGCCGTCGAGGCCGCCTTCTTCGACGTGCCCGCGATCGCGACCTCGATGTACGTCCCCGCCCCCGGCGACGGCGCCTCGCTCGAGGCGGTCGACCTCGAGCCGGCAGACTACGCCGAAGCGACCCGCATCACGTCCTTCCTCGTGGAACACGCCCTCGAGACCGACGTCTTCGAGCACGCGGCGTATCTCAACGTCAACGTTCCGGTCGCGGACTCTGAAGGCGAGCCCGCGCCGGTCGAGATCACCCGGCCCTCCCAGCGCTACGAGATGGACGCCGAGCGCGACGGCGAGCGCGTCCACCTCCACGACCGCGTCTGGGAGTCGATGGATCCCGAGGAAATCCCAGACCCCGAGGGTACCGACCGCCGCGCCGTCGCCGAGGGCCGAATCAGCGTCTCGCCGCTGACCGCGCCTCACTCGACGAACCACCACGAGACGCTCGAGGACCTCGCGGACCGCTACGCCGAGTCGGTCGGCGTCCCGGAGCACGTCCAGTAA
- a CDS encoding SelT/SelW/SelH family protein → MSTVEIEYCVPCGFLSRAEDVQHALLSTFGEQLDAVTLATGANGVFVVRVDDTVIFDKSEDEYDVDEIVRRVRDRL, encoded by the coding sequence ATGTCGACGGTCGAGATCGAATACTGCGTTCCGTGTGGGTTCTTGTCACGAGCGGAAGACGTCCAGCACGCCCTGCTGTCGACGTTCGGCGAGCAACTCGATGCGGTCACGCTCGCGACGGGCGCCAACGGCGTCTTCGTCGTCCGCGTCGACGATACTGTCATCTTCGATAAGAGTGAGGACGAGTACGACGTCGACGAAATCGTCAGACGGGTCCGGGATCGGCTGTGA
- a CDS encoding helix-turn-helix transcriptional regulator → MVLSTLRARLSSLWSTESTDETPNESTTTDEASTDESTADETLSYAEEIEYGVDERDLQDEDKILRLLVKRGGRVDQSTVREETGWSEDRLADVIDRMEDDNQISAITVGRKRVICRRGFEPKGYRSHLNE, encoded by the coding sequence ATGGTACTGAGTACACTCCGGGCTCGCCTCTCGTCGCTCTGGTCGACCGAATCGACCGACGAGACACCGAACGAGTCCACGACGACGGACGAGGCATCGACCGACGAATCAACCGCGGACGAAACGCTGAGTTACGCCGAAGAAATCGAGTACGGCGTCGACGAGCGCGACCTCCAGGACGAGGACAAGATTCTCCGGTTGCTCGTCAAGCGCGGCGGGCGCGTCGATCAATCGACCGTGCGCGAGGAAACCGGCTGGTCCGAGGACCGGCTCGCCGACGTCATCGACCGCATGGAGGACGACAACCAGATCAGCGCGATCACGGTCGGGCGAAAGCGCGTCATCTGTCGGCGGGGCTTCGAACCGAAGGGCTACCGCTCGCATCTCAACGAATAG
- a CDS encoding DUF1328 family protein translates to MLELALLFFVIAIIAGALGAGGVAGFSMAIAKWLVILFLVLAVVSLLL, encoded by the coding sequence ATGTTAGAACTCGCACTCCTGTTCTTCGTGATCGCGATCATCGCCGGCGCACTCGGTGCAGGCGGCGTCGCCGGCTTCTCGATGGCCATCGCGAAGTGGCTCGTGATACTGTTCCTCGTACTGGCCGTCGTTTCGCTGCTGCTCTGA
- a CDS encoding twin-arginine translocation signal domain-containing protein yields the protein MNRRSFLTYATAVGTLGAASGCLESLAVVDASALESAGEQRGHWVHAHTEPRFVQVASHGEKTWSKSFKTEIIGHRTDGSLFVGTGDAVYRFDPDSSAI from the coding sequence ATGAATCGACGGTCGTTTCTCACCTACGCGACCGCAGTCGGGACTCTCGGCGCGGCTAGCGGCTGTCTCGAGTCGCTGGCAGTCGTCGACGCGAGCGCCCTCGAGTCAGCGGGCGAGCAGCGCGGCCACTGGGTGCACGCCCACACCGAGCCCCGATTCGTGCAGGTCGCCAGCCACGGCGAAAAAACGTGGTCGAAGTCCTTCAAGACGGAAATTATCGGCCACCGTACCGACGGATCTCTCTTCGTCGGCACGGGGGACGCAGTCTATCGCTTCGACCCCGATAGTTCGGCTATCTAA
- a CDS encoding 30S ribosomal protein S15 — MARMHTRRRGSSGSDKPAADEPPEWSDVDADDIEDRVVELAEQGYDPSQIGMKLRDEGVTGTPIPDVKLATGKKITEILEENDATSDIPEDLYNLMERAVRLREHVQQNPQDYQNKRALQNTESKVRRLVDYYRGDELEPDFTYTYDVAKDLLDEE; from the coding sequence ATGGCACGAATGCACACCCGCCGTCGCGGCTCGTCCGGTTCGGACAAGCCGGCGGCAGACGAACCTCCGGAGTGGAGCGACGTCGACGCGGACGACATCGAAGACCGCGTCGTCGAACTGGCAGAGCAGGGCTACGATCCCAGTCAGATCGGGATGAAGCTGCGTGACGAAGGCGTCACCGGCACGCCCATCCCCGACGTCAAGCTGGCGACCGGGAAGAAGATCACCGAAATCCTCGAGGAGAACGACGCCACGTCGGACATTCCTGAGGACCTGTACAACCTGATGGAGCGCGCCGTGCGCCTGCGCGAACACGTCCAGCAGAACCCGCAGGACTACCAGAACAAGCGCGCCCTGCAGAACACGGAATCGAAGGTCCGCCGCCTCGTCGACTACTACCGCGGCGACGAACTCGAGCCGGACTTTACGTACACCTACGACGTCGCGAAGGACCTCCTCGACGAGGAGTAA
- a CDS encoding KEOPS complex subunit Pcc1: MSRKATIRTAHEDPELVARALRPDNTDEMATTVDEESGDVVTRIERETTGGLHSNVDDYVVNLEVATAVVDAAERTARATDGRGTASEPEHNHTDTNTNE, from the coding sequence ATGAGTCGGAAAGCGACGATCCGGACGGCCCACGAGGACCCCGAACTCGTCGCGCGGGCGCTGCGCCCGGACAACACCGACGAGATGGCGACGACGGTCGACGAGGAGTCCGGCGACGTCGTCACGCGGATCGAACGCGAGACGACCGGCGGACTGCACTCGAACGTCGACGACTACGTGGTCAACCTCGAGGTCGCGACGGCGGTCGTCGACGCGGCGGAACGCACAGCACGCGCAACCGACGGACGCGGGACAGCGTCCGAACCAGAACACAACCACACAGATACCAATACCAATGAGTGA
- a CDS encoding 30S ribosomal protein S3ae produces the protein MSERSVSRAKQEKRWYTVLAPEQFDRQELGETPADEPEKVYDRTIETTLGELNNNASENNTKLTFKINDVGSDSAYTEFKEHSLTRDYLRSLVRRGASKIEAYVTVLTTDDYRVQVQPVAFTTKKADASQEKAIREQMVEMVEEAAAERTFEELISSIVEGRLSSGIYGEAKTIYPLRRVEIQKTTLEAHPEEVAEEEATAVDVDEEDVATGD, from the coding sequence ATGAGTGAACGCTCAGTTTCACGCGCGAAACAGGAGAAGCGGTGGTACACCGTGCTCGCGCCGGAGCAGTTCGACCGGCAGGAGCTCGGCGAAACCCCCGCTGACGAACCGGAAAAGGTCTACGACCGAACCATCGAAACGACGCTCGGCGAACTCAACAACAACGCCAGCGAGAACAACACCAAGCTGACCTTCAAGATCAACGACGTCGGCAGCGACTCGGCGTACACGGAGTTCAAGGAGCACTCCCTGACCCGTGACTACCTGCGCTCGCTCGTCCGCCGCGGCGCCTCGAAGATCGAGGCCTACGTCACCGTCCTCACGACGGACGACTACCGCGTGCAGGTCCAGCCCGTCGCCTTCACGACCAAGAAGGCCGACGCGAGCCAGGAGAAGGCCATCCGCGAGCAGATGGTCGAGATGGTCGAAGAGGCCGCCGCCGAGCGGACCTTCGAGGAGCTCATCAGCAGCATCGTCGAGGGACGGCTCTCCTCGGGCATCTACGGCGAGGCCAAGACGATCTACCCGCTGCGGCGCGTCGAGATCCAGAAGACGACCCTCGAGGCCCACCCCGAGGAAGTCGCCGAAGAGGAAGCGACCGCGGTCGACGTCGACGAGGAAGACGTCGCCACCGGCGACTAA
- the arsN2 gene encoding arsenic resistance N-acetyltransferase ArsN2: MGSASITLRSVGERERDRERDIASIESLLEANDLPNDDVREKPEAFYIASDGDERVGIGGLERCGSDALLRSLVVESDVRSDGYGTAICEALETRGRADGIETLYVLTTTAAEFFADRGYERIDRADAPPAIRRTNEFADLCPSTATCLRRSL; encoded by the coding sequence ATGGGAAGCGCGTCGATCACGCTCCGGTCGGTCGGCGAGCGGGAGCGGGACCGCGAACGCGACATCGCGTCCATCGAATCACTGCTCGAGGCCAACGACCTCCCGAACGATGACGTCCGCGAGAAGCCGGAGGCGTTCTACATCGCCTCCGACGGCGACGAACGGGTCGGAATCGGCGGCCTCGAGCGGTGCGGCAGCGACGCTCTCCTTCGGTCGCTCGTCGTCGAATCCGACGTTCGATCGGACGGTTACGGGACGGCGATCTGCGAGGCGCTCGAGACGAGGGGGCGCGCGGACGGTATCGAGACGCTGTACGTGCTGACGACAACTGCGGCCGAATTCTTCGCGGATCGCGGCTACGAACGGATCGACCGAGCGGACGCACCGCCGGCGATTCGTCGGACAAACGAGTTCGCCGACCTCTGTCCATCGACGGCAACCTGTCTGCGACGGTCGCTGTAG
- the truD gene encoding tRNA pseudouridine(13) synthase TruD, producing the protein MRPAHPTEQAVGMEYYVSDADGVGGHLRDDDDQFRVRELERFDTEPVDADTDAYPHLVVRATLRGWDTNDFATRLSDALGVSRERVNWAGTKDKYAVTTQLFSVYGADPEDLPDVNGADIEVLGRAGRSLEFGDLAGNEFELVVSDPDRPDNAAAITDELREFGGFDGSNGQAVSVGVPNFFGQQRFGSRRPITHEVGLEIVRDDWEGAVMAYLGRPTDAEPEGTQEARTFVEETRDWQEALERFPNRLRYERSMLHELAECDGEPGPEEFRAALERLPSNLQRLFVHAAQSYAFNLMLSERLERGLPFDRPVEGDVACFADTDAPEGLVLPDTDRLQRVDERRVGSVTRHCERGRAFVTAPLVGTETDLADGEQGEIERDVLDDLDLEPDDFDLPGEFYSSGTRRAMLVRTDLTLETDPLSLSFALPKGSYATVVAREFLKVDPIDLG; encoded by the coding sequence ATGCGTCCAGCCCACCCCACAGAGCAGGCCGTCGGCATGGAATACTACGTCAGCGACGCCGACGGCGTCGGCGGCCACCTGCGCGACGACGACGACCAGTTCCGGGTCCGCGAACTCGAGCGGTTCGACACCGAACCCGTCGACGCGGACACCGACGCCTACCCCCACCTCGTCGTCCGCGCGACGCTGCGGGGCTGGGACACGAACGACTTCGCGACGCGGCTCTCCGACGCCCTGGGCGTCTCCCGCGAACGGGTCAACTGGGCCGGCACGAAGGACAAGTACGCCGTGACGACCCAGCTGTTCTCGGTCTACGGCGCCGACCCCGAGGACTTGCCCGACGTCAACGGCGCCGATATCGAGGTGCTCGGCCGGGCGGGCCGCTCGCTCGAGTTCGGCGACCTCGCGGGCAACGAGTTCGAACTCGTCGTGAGCGATCCCGATCGGCCCGACAACGCCGCGGCTATCACGGACGAACTGCGGGAGTTCGGCGGCTTCGACGGCTCGAACGGGCAAGCCGTCTCCGTCGGCGTCCCCAACTTCTTCGGCCAGCAGCGGTTCGGCAGCCGGCGCCCGATCACCCACGAGGTCGGCCTCGAGATCGTCCGCGACGACTGGGAGGGTGCGGTCATGGCCTACCTCGGCCGTCCGACCGACGCGGAACCCGAGGGGACCCAGGAAGCCAGGACGTTCGTCGAGGAAACCCGCGACTGGCAAGAGGCCCTCGAGCGATTCCCCAACCGCCTGCGCTACGAGCGCTCGATGCTCCACGAACTCGCCGAGTGCGACGGCGAGCCCGGCCCCGAGGAGTTCCGGGCCGCACTCGAGCGCCTGCCGTCGAACCTCCAGCGGCTGTTCGTCCACGCTGCCCAGTCGTACGCGTTCAACCTGATGCTCTCCGAGCGCCTCGAGCGCGGGCTGCCGTTCGATCGGCCCGTCGAGGGTGACGTCGCCTGTTTCGCCGACACCGACGCGCCGGAGGGGCTCGTCCTCCCCGACACCGACCGGCTCCAGCGGGTCGACGAGCGCCGCGTCGGCTCGGTGACCCGCCACTGCGAACGCGGCCGCGCGTTCGTCACGGCGCCGCTGGTCGGCACCGAGACCGACCTCGCCGACGGCGAGCAAGGCGAGATCGAGCGCGACGTGCTCGACGATCTGGACCTCGAGCCCGACGATTTCGACCTGCCCGGCGAGTTCTACTCGAGCGGGACCCGGCGCGCAATGCTGGTACGGACGGATCTGACGCTCGAGACCGACCCGCTCTCGCTGTCGTTCGCGCTGCCGAAGGGGTCGTACGCGACGGTCGTCGCGCGGGAGTTCCTGAAGGTCGATCCGATCGATCTCGGATGA
- the pth2 gene encoding peptidyl-tRNA hydrolase Pth2: MKQAIVARTDIGMGQGKLAAQVAHASLSAYEKADSQLRRQWKDGGQKKVVLKGESERQLHELAEIADSDGIPNALVRDAGHTQLEPGTVTALAVGPAADDRVDRVTGDLSLF; the protein is encoded by the coding sequence ATGAAACAGGCCATCGTCGCTCGCACCGACATCGGCATGGGCCAGGGCAAACTCGCCGCGCAGGTCGCCCACGCGTCGCTGTCGGCCTACGAGAAGGCCGACAGCCAGCTCCGACGCCAGTGGAAGGACGGCGGGCAGAAGAAGGTCGTCCTGAAGGGCGAGAGCGAACGGCAGCTCCACGAACTCGCCGAAATCGCCGACAGCGACGGCATCCCGAACGCGCTCGTCCGGGACGCCGGTCACACGCAACTCGAGCCGGGCACCGTTACGGCGCTTGCCGTCGGGCCCGCCGCGGACGATCGAGTCGACCGCGTGACGGGCGATCTCTCGCTGTTCTGA